The region GGGGGGCTTTGTTAATTTGCGAGGcgcagtgagagtgagaggatAGGGCGGCCCTGCTGTGGCTGGTGTAGTGTGAGTTAAAAAAATAGATCTGTGTCGGAAAAACAGGACTTTGGCTAGTCATCTGGAGGATTTCAGATTGTTACAAGTTCTCCAGTTGGGTGGCAAACAGTTTCAGATGCAATGTCTTCTGTGTGAAATTACACTTCGGCTTAATGTGGTTCTGTAGAAGGCAGGATGCAGGTTGTCGGAGGCTCGGGTGAAGTACGGATGGATTTCAGATTTATACTGAAATATGTTTTGAAATCAGGAAGGACATAGAACCTTTAAGTTATAGTTGTGGGTGAGAACAAGCGAAATGTGAAGAAGTGTTCATTCTGACAAATAATTTTTGAAGAATATGTAGCCTGTGAGAGTACAGTTCAAATAGTGTTACAATTTGTCAAATACGGATAGATCATTGTATAATACAGACTGAGgttatatatgtttaattaatcTGGTGACACAACTGTTTGGGCTATTTTTTGTGATATTACTGCAATATGATATAAGTATGCCAAGAAATTACTGGACGTGGGATATATATTGTTAGATATGTACACACTGGTGGTAGTGCATTGACTCCTTTCTTGCTAGTATTGATAATATtgatattaattaattctaTATTAATAGTTGAAATTAGTCTGTAGTGGTCATAAGCAAACCATAAAAAACTCATTTTTGGCAGACACATAAATGTTGTTCACATAATAACAGTAGCGGTCCTAGTATTGACCCTTGAGGAACTCCACATTTCACAGCCAGTAGTTCAGAGTTGGTATGCCCATGTGACACACTGCTTTCTTCTTCTGAAGCAGTCTAACTCAGTATTGTGGATGCCATagtaatatgtattttttaactaTGTCAAATGCTTTGCATAAATCTATGAAGAAAACTATGGTTATTTTATTGTTGCCCAGTGCCTTTGGGATTTTTTCTGTTAGCTGAATTACAGTCATTGACATTGTATGTTTATTTCTGAATCCATACTCATGTTAATGTAGCAGAATGTGTTCATTTGAAACTATAAGTTGGCTATAGACtattttttcaaaaaataaaaggaaggaTAGGGATAAGCCTGTAATTGGAGAATACGGCTAGATCTTCTGATTGGTAAATAGAGACTTCTTTAGCCCATTTTAATTGGTCAGGGAAAGTAGCAGTGGTTAAAGATTGGTTGATAATGTGAAGTAAAGACTCAAAGATATACATCGGAAGCAATTCCCAAGAATATAAGGTCGTAGCTCATCGAGCCCAGCTGGGGTGAGCGTAAGGTTGTTTATTATACCGTTCACTTCCTCTAATGTTGCCTGGTGGGATGTGTAAGGATTTGGagccataaaaacaaacaaaacagcacagaatgttttattattctGGTGTTATTTAAACCAACACTGAAAAAGTCAAGACTGAATATTCTCTCTTTCtgcatgttttcttttgttcctACTGTAGGTGATATTAGGAGAGTACCAGTGGATGTCCTATGAGAAGGCCTACAGAGCAGCACGTGCGTTTGGGAGTGGATTAGCTGCTTTGGGGCAAAAACCCTTCAAAAACATTGCCATCTTCTGTGAAACCAGAGCAGAGTGGACAATAGCTTCTCAGGCATGCTTCATGTACAACTTCCCTTGTGAGttgcgcacgcacacacacacacacacacacacactgcaataaCTATTTTGTTAATGcatgttattaaaataatgcatagGTGTCAATATTATGATGAAtttgtaatttaataataattaataaaaataagccaaattgtaatattaataaaatttaaGTTTGCAATGAACCTGTTGGAGATTtgttaaaggtttataaattatGTCTGCAGCTAATTATAAATACATGTAGAGCAGTTATTAGAGCTATAACTTTGCATACATTGCTCTAAATAAAAATCTCACTTAGTTTGTTTCCATATTCACAGTTACagtttgaatatattttataaaatatacgtaatgaatttaaataataaattaatcagtaaaaatggctaaaagcaaaatgtaattaattgcaAATTCTTTTCACTGAACTACTGTGCcctaattgaagttatgtaataatataattttgggagtaggaccacacccAGACTCATCCCCTCAGCCCTCTATAAGCCCTTCAAACTCACGTCATTTCCTGTCGGACAGACTTGCTCCGTCTCCACTCCTCTTTCTTGTAGTCACCAGTCCAATGGGATTTGGCTTTATACGCATTCCAAAGCCGCCCTGAACTCTCCCCCAAAAACATCAGAGTTCACCTCACAGTTTCAGCCTCTAGGGGCATGCTCTATACTAACAGTGTAATTAACCAGCGAAGATCTGTGACGCACTCACATTTATATAATACATGCCATCTTTTTTACACCCTCCAACAGTGCCTCATTTATGTGTGTACTTTAATCCTAAATACATAGACGCACATGACGTACCATGGAGATTAATATCCCATAATCACAAAGTGTTTTACCAAACTCaggagagtctgtgtgtgtgtgtgtgtgtgtgtgtgtgtgtatgtgtgtgtgtgtgtgtgtatgtgtatacatGCATATACAGTTATGTATAGTGTCTtatttcgctctctctctctctctctctctaagccgTGTTATAGTGACGTGCTTATTCTCAGAGCTTCACGAGGGCCTttaacttacacacacacacacacacacacacactcacgggtGTTTTGCTGACTTCTGCACCCTAGTGTTTCTGTCAACATTAGATACTCACGTAGTCCTCAGCATCCGGTGCCTTCCCACACACATATTTCCGACTGGGTCAGTGAGACAACATCAGTTTCAATTCCAAATGTTCTTATGCAtgctttatgtttatgtttgtgtcgCTTttggtattgtgtgtgtgtgtgtgtgtgtgttgcctgtttAATTCTATGAATGTGTTAACTGTGATTGGATCACCTCCTTGTTTGAGTGTCATAATTAGGCAATGATacagattaattaattaaaactttAGCAGCCCTTCATCCAGAGAGTTGTATTAGTGGTGGCGCAGGGGGGAAAGACAGGGCATTAACTTCTTACAGAAAGAGCTGAATTGTAGGGCTGGGAATGTCAAGGAGATCCCCCTGTTTCACCGTCACCAAACCCGAGTGATCGTGTGTGAACAGTGGGACATCAGCCTCTGTTTATCACAGTTCCCTATTTCAATGAACCCATGATCTACAGAATTCATCTGAGGTGGAAGGTTAATTACAAAAACGTCACTAAACTAGTAACTTAAAGACTGTCTGAGCCCTGAACATTAACTGGAAGTTTTTTCACAGGTGTGGGGCTTTACTTTAATAAGCTCGTCTCCACTGAAGTGTTCTGAATTCCTGAAGTTAGTAGAAAGCCAGGGTCCTGTGACCTAAATGAACATGGTCTGTAACAGGAAAACATTTCTTGCATGTATTCAGGGTCCATGAAGGGCTTTGTAtgtcaataaaataattttaaaatcaatGCAACATTTAATTGTAAGCCAGTGCTACACAGTTGTAACTTAATACATAGTGTAGGCAAATCACCCGAGCAATGGGCAGTGATGCACTCCAGTACTACGGCTGATATTGATCCATTCAGGCTGATAACAGTCTAAATGCACTCTTCCACCTTTAGCTCAGAAACTGATGTccattttttctgaaaataggtAGAAACCTGTGCTGTGAGCACAGATTTAATTCCCACTGTCTTTTGGAACATCAGAGATGATCTTTGGCCCTGTGTAATCCTCATATTAGAGGAATTAAGCAAGAGCCCAAGTCCTTTCAGCCATTATACGAAGCTTGTGCACTTCTGTGGAAATATTCTCTATCATTTAGAAGACagaggaagaagaaggaggaggagaaacacctttattgagcCCCTTGGGGAAATTGATTCTCTGTGTTTGATccatccgtggcagtgaacacacaaacacacacaaggggcagtgaacacacatactCCGGCCTCAAGCTCGCTTCCCTAACCCCAAGGCTACGGCTGCACCATTTATCCTTGAACCACAGCATCTGTCAAACTGACGACCTGTAGAATATAATGGACATTCAGAATATTTGCTtaattttcaaatgaacaatTAATGTTTAAATAGCTTGTATCAAATAGTGTTGATTTTATCAGCAGTTGTGATGTTCAGTTGatgatatatttgtgtgttaCAGTGGTCACTTTCTACTCAACCCTTGGAGGTCCAGCGATTGCCCATGGACTAAATCAGACTGAAGTTTCCCATATCATTACCAGTAAAGAGCTTCTGGAGACCAGACTGAAGGTACAATAACAGAACTACACTACAAACCTACACAGCTATAAAGGAGTTCAGCAGTGATAGAAATCAAATGGAAATTCTTAAGGAAGTTAATTTTTTTCCTGTAGAGTTATCTTCTGTGTCGGTGAATCTTATGCTGATTTTCtattgaataaatatattatagtaATTCTCCCAGGATTTCTGAGGTTCTTCAGGCACAGAGTAAAAAAAATCGCAGCAAATAATAGAATTCCATAAAATAATCACATTAACATGTTCTTTTGTGTTCCGTTGCGTGTGTTAAAACTGTATTGACATGAACATGATAAAACTGACACACATTACAGAATGGCATTCATGATCCAGTACCAATGATTAAACATCCAGGACTTGACCTTACTGACCTTACCTTAGAAGACAGGTAGCACCTTGGTGAACGCATGGACAGGTGAATATAATGTTGCTAATCGCATTCAGCACCGCTCTAAGGATGAAGGCAGAATGCAATGAACGTCAAAAGCCAGTGAGAATGTTGCATCCAGGGAGGTGCCATGAAGTGTTCCCCTGCATTGGCACCTTTGCCTATGAGCGTGGGTAATCACACCGATCAAACACCACAAAACTGGAGGAAAGTTTATAGATAAATTAAAACCTGtttgtaatattattattaacagcaacaatacaataataattaatagtTATTTTTAACTGTGAAGAGAATCAGATTAATTCCATCATGTAACTGTTTAATTACTGAAATATGATTTTCTGTGGGTAATGACAAGCCAGATTTCTGATTCTCATTTAATATTCACAGTATATCAGTCTAACCTAAGACAACTGTAGTGTGACAGCTTGCACAAGTATTGGTTAGAACCAAGGAACCCTGAGGGAGCTACCAGTGGAGTAGTTGGTTAATGGACTCAAGTGCAGAAAAACCAGAAAACTAAATTGAACAAAAAGGTACCAACAAGGGGTTGGAGAGGACCAACAGGGGACAGACTGAATGGTTCAAAAGCTGAGAGAAAAAGGCAACTAAAAACAAACAGGGGCTTCCCAAATTAAAGAGGGAAAAGACGGCTACAAAGGCAAAGATGCCAAACTAAAAGATTTGAGAAAGGAAGTATAGCTATAAGCTTAgaaagattttttaaataagagaTAAACAAGAGAAGACAGGAAAGAGACCCAGGAGAACACTTGAGGGACTTTACCAAAATTACCAGCCAGAGTTGTATAGCTCTCCTGAAAAGAGgaacccaagactgagcactgaggtgtgtgttggcttcaTTTAATTAGGAGAGGAACAGGTGCTGCTGAAGGTGTGGTGGCTCCATGACTCCCTCTGTTGGCGGGGGGTGTCTTAGTGGGCAGCCAAGCCCCTGTCTGAACCcttacaacaacaacatgaaatatattttgttagTAACATTAGTTCCAAAATAACACAGCACCAGTTGACTTTATCTGTCTTAGTTCCTGGTTACACTAGTCACACACAGAGGCCTTCACAAGTACCAAGTACCCTAAACTGCATCTGGGGTTGACTGCCGGAGCACAGCCACAAAAATAGAGCCCTAATATTTTCAGAAGTAATATTGTCAGTTCTTGTATGCAGTTTCACTACaggtttatattaaaaatacatttttgtttgtctATGTTGTATCTTAGATGATACTAATGGAAGTGCCAAGGCTCCAGCATATCATTGTTGTCGATGACAAGCCCACGACTTGGCCAGGTTTCCCACGAGGCATCAGTGTACACAACATGGCCGCTGTACAGGAACTCGGAGCAAAACCTGAAAATGGTAAAATCTATGACTGAATCTCAAATGGCCTACTCCCTCTATATTTTATAGTGTTTGCCTATCTAAGAGACAGTGCctagtgtggtggtggtgtgtgtgtgtctgtgtgtgtgtgcgcgcacgcaAGGTCCCTCTATGTCATGTGAAAGAGAGCGAGCACATCTGTGTCAGATTACAGTAAGAGGGACCCCTCTGTCTGTTGCCCTCTGCACTCATTCTCACTcctacacatttattttcttgtccctctatctatccatctctcCCTTTTTATCATTATCCAACTCTTTCTCTTTAACTCTCCATCCTCATAGAACAGATTAATAACATTATGCATTAACTTTCTGGATTATGAAGGAAACGAAAAACACAAAGATGCACCTTCATTGAAATGTAGTATATTTCTAACTACAGCACAGACTGCtttatgaaatattatttaaatttacatttgatATTTTATGTCCATTTTAATTCAGATGACTGAGCtacagatattttttaataataatgtttaaaagttCTTACAGAGCATGGTATGGAGTTTAGAGCACGTTATTAATTTGAgatttgtttctgtgtgaaacATTGCACTGTTATTTCTGAGCAAAGTATGAGCTGCTTTAATGATTTACTCAAAATATTTTCCTCAGTGTGCTGGCTCTACGAACTGAAAtgttgggaaaaaaaatcccagaTGCAGGGTGAACAGGGTGAAATTATAAATCCCATGCGGAACAATGTGTCCTTTGGCATACATtcaaaaaaaccctgaaatgaAGAGCACTCTGAATAAGTGCATGTTAACACTGTGTTGATTAGAAGTCAACAGCggtgtttaaaaatatgtttctaCTTCTTCTTTTTTGTATGTCTCTGTCCTGCACCTTGAAGCCTCCAGACAGAGGCAGTCTCCTGGTCCTAGTGACATCGCTGTGATCATGTTCACCAGTGGCTCCACGGGGATCCCGAAGGGCGTCATGATTTCCCATAGCAACCTCATTGCAGGCATTACTGGAGTGGCAGAGAGAGTTCCTGACCTCGGgtattaatgaaaataaaatagtcacattcattgtctctaactcttatccagttcagggcggcggtgggtctggagcctacccggaatcactgggcacaagacaggaacaaagCCTGCAGGGGGcactttgcagggcgacacacactcacacattcactcacacactcacaaatagtCACGTAAATGTTTCTGATTGAGCTGAATGTGTATACATTATAATGAATCTGAATAAGcctttttaggtgaaagtatataTCTTAATTGTTACTTATGGACACAAATTGTTTATTTGAGAAAGAGAACAATATTATATATCACTCACCCTGATATctttacaaaaaaagaaagctaGTAGCAACAGAGTGAATAGAATTCCAGAAAATATACTCACTATTACTACTTTTATTACCAATATTCTCTTCAAAGAAAATTTTAAAAGCTCTTTAAAAAGTAGCTAAATGTTACCAGATACTTGCCATTTTCTTTCATCAACTACTAATTTTTGATTAAACTATTAATTGAATATGGTTTATCAGATGAGGCATGAGTcactttgctttattagacacaTTAGATGGTGTATGCTATGTGCTTCTAAATAGATGCCTTGTAATTTCAGTGTGAATGATACATACATTGCATACCTGCCCCTGGCACATGTCCTAGAGCTCACTGCAGAGATGGTTTGTTTGGCCCATGGTTGTAGAATTGGATACTCCTCACCCCAAACTCTTGCAGACCAGgtaaatacacagacacacactgtgtgggGTATGTGTGGAGGAACGGATAGAAGTATACACGCTGTATCGATTTTCCCAAAAAGTAAAACACTtataatgtgtaatatatataatgtcATCAGCTTAGACACACCTTTATTCACATTGTTAATTTTGTTTCATTCTAATAAGGAAGTGGACTCTGGTTTTCAATGgcgaataaaataaaatcagaatttTTATACAGAGTGAAGGACACCTGCTGGGTTCAAACGATGTAGTAAACAAAGTATCAACAAAAACTAAGACATAATGTGATTAATTGGGACAGCGACAAAATATGAAATCAACAGTGACATGGAACAGCAGTTTCTTTTTATTGTACAAAGATGTTATTACAGTTCAAATGGttatggttattattattattatcattattattaataataatagcatgTATGATACTGATTTGTAGTGGTTGGTTATTTGTAATcaattcagtgatgttgaattcagttttatttttaatacaatacatttattttggtttgatctaagatcttagattatttaagatcaaatcaaatcaaatcaaatttatttgtatagcgccttttacaactgacgttgtcacaaagcagcttcacagtttcaaaacagaacatttaaatcaaagcccaatgcaagcaagccgaaagCGACAGTGgtaaggaaaaactccctcgaggctggaggaagaaaccttgggaggaaccaagactcacaaaggggacccatcctcctctgatcaaactgtTGATGTTGAAAAGATGTTCATTAGTTGACCTATTGTGTGCATGCAGAAGTAAATAGTCACTGGCGCTCTGAGTTTGGTCCCTGttgaatttggtgtgttctctccatgtgcACTCACCAGCCACTGGGGTTGTTTTTAGAGCTAGTCCCAAGCCGTGGTGAAATGGGAGGGTGGTGTCAGAAAGGCCATGTTGTGTAAAAATGAGTGAGTAATGAGACCTCAAacccttgcttttttttttttcttctagtCTACCAAGATTAAGAGAGGAAGTAAAGGAGACTGCACAGTTCTGCAGCCCACTCTAATGGCAGCTGTACCGGTATAGTCATCTCTCTTTGTCccagcgtctctctctctctctctctctctgtctgtctgtctgtctgtctgtctgtctgtctgtctgtctgtctgtctgtctctctctctctctctctctctctctctctctgtctgtctgtctgtctgtctgtctgtctctctctctgtctgtctgtctctctctctctctctctctctgtctgtctgtctgtctctctctctctctctctctctctctgtctgtctatctgtctgtctgtctcactctctctctctgtctgtctgtctctctctcactctctctcactctgtctgtctcactctctctctgtctgtctgtctgtctctctctcactctctctctgtctgtctgtctgtctctctctctctgtctgtctctctctctctgtctgtctgtctctctctctctctgtctgtctgtctctctctctctctctctctctgtctgtctctctctctgtctgtctgtctgtctgtctctcacgctctcgctctctctctgtctgtctgactctctctctctctctctctctctctctctctctctctctctgtatgggATTTTGGAAATGTGATGCCTTGAAGGATTcacaactgtaaacacaatGTGAGAAAGCCCTCTGTGGTTTTCCATATgacatactacacacacacacacacacacacacacacacacattctcacagtctctgtagtgtaacATAGCAGTCATATGAATACACAAACCTGCACAGTAATGCAGTCACTGCTCCAAAAGATTTTAAAGGacttacaaaaacattttttttgagAGAGAATGGGGTAAAATAGAGTACCATTTATCACTTCAATTTGGACGTCTGCTAAGGTCTGTTTATGAACTGGTGACAACTCACACTGCACAGTTGCTAAAGCCCACAACATACAGCTGAATCCTAGGCGTTGCACATTGCACATTTCTTACATGTTCAAATTTGATCACTTATCACAGATCTAATTTTCATTGTTATATAATCGTATATAATGTATGATAAAAATAATTAGCATTATATACATCATTGCATTAAAGACATACAGAAACATACAGATATATAAGCAAAAACAATAATAAGACTATTGGGGATTTCTAATATACAAATAAGAATGgactgtctgtctctttctatcTGTTTGTAGGAGATCATGGACCGTATCTATAAGAATGTGATGCTAAAAGTGCAGGAGATGAGTGTACTGCAGAAAACTCTTTTTGTTTTGGCCTACAACTATAAGATGGATCAGCTGGCTAAAGGTTATAGAACACCCCTGTGTGATAAGTATGTCAAGTACAGAATATCGTTCAGTCATGTGCACACACTTTACTTCATCAGCTTCTCACTCTTGgtcctctgtctgtttctctctacgCAGGCTGGTTTTCCAGAAAGTGCGGGCATTACTGGGCGGGCGGACACGGGTTTTGTTGTCGGGTGGTGCCCCTCTGTCAGCAGCAACTCAACGTTTTATGAATATTTGCTTATGCTGCCCGGTGGGGCAGGGCTATGGCCTGACTGAAACCTGTGGAGCTGGAACCATCAGTCAGCGTGAGTGCTCttagtcattattattatcatcatcatttttctAAAGCTTAAGAAGGAAAAACAGACTCGAAGTGACTGGAAATCTGGAAGGCAGGGACACCCCAGTTTGGACAGTCATTCTACAGCATCATGTCAGACAGGACGAGCAGTTGCTCCATTCGGCAGAGAAACATAAAGAaagtttatgtttatatttatttaatttgtattatttGTAGCTCCACCAGGCCTAAGTAAAAGAGTGTGACTGAACACAGAGATTCAGAAATGTAGCACAGGCCTGAGGGCTTCCTGAGGTATCATTGCACATTTGCTTCACCAACAAACCGAGAGCAGCACAAACATCTCAGATTATCTCAGATTATTAGAAGTTCCCCTATGTTTTTATCTAACACATATATAATCACAGGACTTCAAAtgtgtaggtttttaatctagactTAAAATCTGAAAGTGTGTCTGGGTCCCATTGACTGGAACTTTATTCCTAAGTTTAGAGGCTTTATGAAAACGATCTCAAGTTGTGGGGTTATATCAAAACAGCTGGGCTACTCTGAATCCTGAATGTGATCTGCGAAGTTGTGCTGCATGTTACTGCTCACACCATTCGGTCCATTCTTGAACTCTCAGTGGAAAGTGGAATGGAaagtaaaaacaacaaaaaactaaaataaacatgaaGGCATAtcaaaaaaactaataaaaatattacatccTTTTTTCAGTTGCTTCATATGCAGTCTGTCAGAATCATTTATTGACCATCAGAGAATGTGACCCATAATGGTGCAAAAGAGAATTATTTTTGTCATGATCACCCATGCAGGTCTGTGAGTTTGATTTGAAGATTTTCATAGTCCTTCCGAATTTGAACAAGTGTGACTCTCATCTCAGTATCCTTTGTTTTCatttgcacagtgtttaaaagtattTATATCATCTGTCGTTGAAGCACAAATATATCAAGTGCTATGTTCCACAGTAGATTGTAGATATTCTAAGATATTTTGTCAGTGTTGTTagacaaaaacattcattttcattaaatCTTAATGATAATGAGAATATTCAGACTGTCATTGGCAACTAATCCTTGTAgattcatgttttttaatcatatATTCATTCCACATATTACTAATTTAATAGCTTGCATACATTTATCAGGggtgcatgtctgtgtgtgtgtttgatagtgTGGGACTACAGCACAGGGAGAGTGGGAGCACCTTTAGTCTGCTGTGAGATTCAGCTGAAAGACTGGGTTGAGGGTaagtgtctctttctctctttctctctgtcgctctcatgcacacacacacacacacacacacacacacacacacacacacacacacacacacatatccattTATCGTTACCAAAACATTGTCATGAAGTTTACACATTCATCATGTGTTAAGTCCCTAGGTTTGCTGCAGGGAATTAGAAATATGGCAGTAATgtgcaaagaagaaaaaaaatgaagagctgtagtggaaaaaaacagaattattaACAGTCACACTGACCTTTTAAGGAAAGCAAATCTGAACAGCTGCGacttcacatttttaaacactgttgtctCATTACTCATGGCTAGACTTTGCATATTTAGCTGTAAAGCTGTTTCTACTCATCCTTCCAGTGTGTCATGGAAGTTCTTTTTCATTGTTCAAAGCCCTAGATACACTAGCACTTACAATTTGTCTTTAAATTGATTATaggtatttttttgttttttacctaAGTGTGCCACCGTTGTTGGCATTCATGGAAAACACTTGAAAATATATCTGAGACCGTCCGTCTGTACAGAATCTCCCCAAAACCTGCAGAAGCTAAGGTCTACACTTGTGGGCTATACTCTTTAGCATGTCCCAAACGTTTCCTATGTGACTTAGACCAGGTGACTGGATTCTGTTGTCAGGAAACCATTTATTTGATTCTGAGTTGTGCTTTGGATCACTGTCCTACTGGGAGATCCAGCATTGGTCCCGTTTAAGCATCCAAGCTGAGACAGTCCCCAGCCAAAGAACAGAACAGATCTACCAACTTGATTCACAGTGGGGATGAAGTGCTTTTCTGCATCTTTGAGTTTATGCCAAACCCTCTcctagtgttttttttcctgcagaGGCTTGTTCTGGAAACACTCctaatgaaaatgtaaatgatttatACAGCTGAAAATAGATGGTAACACATTGAGTTAGAGGTGTTACTGATAACATATTGTTTACTAAATGCCATCTTCAAAATGTTTCATAACCTTTCTCAGCGATCTAAGCCTTTATTTTTTCCATCACAGTAAACAAACACTTGTTATTGCTGAAAGCTTTTTGCCTTTCTCAGCTATCATTTTTAGAGCACTCTCTTTTGAAACTATCTCCAGGTCTTTGAGGTTAGAAGGATTTCTTGCCATCAGCCTGGTCTTTACTTCCCTACCCAGATTTGCAGTGGGATTCAGGATGAATTTTTTCTGCAGACTGAAAAAATCCTGACATGGCCTCACCTCTCACAACTTCTCTATCTTTTAATGTCTATTCAGGCGGTTACCGGAGCACAGATAAGCCCTGTCCTCGAGGAGAGATTCTGATTGGTGGACCCAACGTCACCATGGGTTACTATAAAAACAAAGTGAATAATCAGGGGGATTTCTTTGTGGATAAGAATGGCCAGCGGTGGTTCTGCACCGGAGACATTGGCGAAGTCCAAGCAGATGGCTGTCTCAAAATCATTGGTGAGCACAAAAAAACTTCTCTGTTTGTCATAATTACAGCATAACTACAGAGACATTGAAAGAGAGAGCTGTGGCTGTTAGAAACACAAGAAAAGATTTTCAGTGACAAACTACtgtgaaaatataaacaaagttGCAACGTAATGCAGC is a window of Hoplias malabaricus isolate fHopMal1 chromosome 1, fHopMal1.hap1, whole genome shotgun sequence DNA encoding:
- the acsl3a gene encoding long-chain-fatty-acid--CoA ligase 3a isoform X2; amino-acid sequence: MSYEKAYRAARAFGSGLAALGQKPFKNIAIFCETRAEWTIASQACFMYNFPLVTFYSTLGGPAIAHGLNQTEVSHIITSKELLETRLKMILMEVPRLQHIIVVDDKPTTWPGFPRGISVHNMAAVQELGAKPENASRQRQSPGPSDIAVIMFTSGSTGIPKGVMISHSNLIAGITGVAERVPDLGVNDTYIAYLPLAHVLELTAEMVCLAHGCRIGYSSPQTLADQSTKIKRGSKGDCTVLQPTLMAAVPEIMDRIYKNVMLKVQEMSVLQKTLFVLAYNYKMDQLAKGYRTPLCDKLVFQKVRALLGGRTRVLLSGGAPLSAATQRFMNICLCCPVGQGYGLTETCGAGTISQLWDYSTGRVGAPLVCCEIQLKDWVEGGYRSTDKPCPRGEILIGGPNVTMGYYKNKVNNQGDFFVDKNGQRWFCTGDIGEVQADGCLKIIDRKKDLVKLQAGEYVSLGKVEAILKNCPLVDNICAYANSEESYVIGFVVPNQKQLLALAEKHGISGTWMDMCNNPVMEKEVLKVITDAALAGQLERFEIPQKVRLIAEPWTPEMGLVTDSFKLKRKEIRTYYQQEIERLYGSK
- the acsl3a gene encoding long-chain-fatty-acid--CoA ligase 3a isoform X1, whose translation is MRLKDDVNPLVFLLFRVVVWLYSLLSYLPSLLLTSSSSGSFSHPSQRVKARSVSGRPAGPYRDVAALNQLATSMQPDINTLDGIFENSAKRFPNQQFLGTRQVLREEDEMQDNGRMFKKVILGEYQWMSYEKAYRAARAFGSGLAALGQKPFKNIAIFCETRAEWTIASQACFMYNFPLVTFYSTLGGPAIAHGLNQTEVSHIITSKELLETRLKMILMEVPRLQHIIVVDDKPTTWPGFPRGISVHNMAAVQELGAKPENASRQRQSPGPSDIAVIMFTSGSTGIPKGVMISHSNLIAGITGVAERVPDLGVNDTYIAYLPLAHVLELTAEMVCLAHGCRIGYSSPQTLADQSTKIKRGSKGDCTVLQPTLMAAVPEIMDRIYKNVMLKVQEMSVLQKTLFVLAYNYKMDQLAKGYRTPLCDKLVFQKVRALLGGRTRVLLSGGAPLSAATQRFMNICLCCPVGQGYGLTETCGAGTISQLWDYSTGRVGAPLVCCEIQLKDWVEGGYRSTDKPCPRGEILIGGPNVTMGYYKNKVNNQGDFFVDKNGQRWFCTGDIGEVQADGCLKIIDRKKDLVKLQAGEYVSLGKVEAILKNCPLVDNICAYANSEESYVIGFVVPNQKQLLALAEKHGISGTWMDMCNNPVMEKEVLKVITDAALAGQLERFEIPQKVRLIAEPWTPEMGLVTDSFKLKRKEIRTYYQQEIERLYGSK